Proteins found in one Aquibium microcysteis genomic segment:
- a CDS encoding ureidoglycolate lyase — MTRTIRATPLTREAFAPFGDVIETEGAHHFPINGGRCERYHDLATVEATGPNARVLISIFKGTPYAFPLDLALVERHPLGSQAFMPLTPAPFLVVVCPDGPDGRPGTPHAFVTRAGQGVNYPAGRWHAVLTPIGAPQDFLVVDRGGDGSNLEEHHFEEPFLVTLPEGTRA; from the coding sequence ATGACCCGCACCATCCGCGCCACCCCCCTCACCCGCGAGGCCTTCGCCCCCTTCGGCGACGTCATCGAGACCGAAGGCGCGCATCATTTTCCGATCAATGGCGGCCGCTGCGAGCGCTACCACGACCTGGCGACGGTCGAGGCGACCGGGCCGAACGCCCGCGTGCTGATCTCGATCTTCAAGGGCACGCCCTATGCCTTCCCGCTCGACCTCGCGCTGGTCGAGCGCCATCCGCTCGGCAGCCAGGCCTTCATGCCGCTCACGCCCGCGCCTTTCCTCGTCGTCGTCTGCCCCGACGGACCCGATGGCCGCCCCGGCACGCCGCACGCCTTCGTCACCCGCGCCGGCCAGGGCGTGAACTATCCCGCCGGGCGCTGGCACGCCGTGCTGACGCCGATCGGCGCGCCGCAGGATTTTCTCGTCGTCGACCGCGGCGGCGACGGCAGCAATCTCGAGGAACACCACTTCGAGGAGCCCTTCCTCGTCACCCTTCCCGAAGGAACCCGCGCATGA
- a CDS encoding nucleoside deaminase, translating into MTDVALLDRLLDVIERDVVPMTRAGVEKGNKLFGAAILNKADGSLVLAETNNELENPLWHGEVHALKRFYEMPKDTRPATGECIFIATHEPCSLCLSAITWTGFDNFYYLFSHEDSRDAFAIPHDLKILKEVFTLEPGGYAAENAFWKSYSIRRLAAALPEPDRARVEARIAAIAKTYDDLSAIYQDGKDDNDIPLN; encoded by the coding sequence ATGACCGACGTTGCCCTCCTCGACCGCCTGCTCGACGTGATCGAGAGGGACGTGGTCCCGATGACGAGGGCGGGCGTGGAGAAGGGCAACAAGCTCTTCGGCGCCGCGATCCTGAACAAGGCCGACGGTTCGCTGGTGCTCGCCGAGACCAACAACGAACTGGAAAACCCGCTGTGGCACGGCGAGGTACACGCGCTGAAGCGCTTCTATGAAATGCCGAAGGATACGCGCCCCGCAACCGGAGAATGCATCTTCATCGCCACCCATGAGCCTTGCTCGCTCTGCCTCTCGGCCATCACCTGGACTGGCTTCGACAATTTCTACTACCTGTTCAGCCACGAGGATTCGCGCGACGCCTTCGCCATCCCGCACGACCTGAAGATTCTCAAGGAGGTCTTCACGCTCGAGCCGGGCGGCTACGCCGCCGAGAACGCGTTCTGGAAGAGCTATTCTATCCGCAGGCTCGCCGCCGCGCTGCCGGAGCCGGACCGCGCGCGCGTCGAGGCTCGCATCGCGGCGATCGCGAAGACCTATGACGACCTCTCCGCGATTTACCAGGACGGCAAGGACGACAACGACATTCCATTGAACTGA
- a CDS encoding CocE/NonD family hydrolase, translating to MKIVTEFPRKVVEYPDLGIVMPDGCRLSVRAWIPEDAEANPVPVILEHLPYRKRDGTTARDNLTHPYFAGHGYACLRVDMRGNGDSEGLMEDEYSEQELQDACDVIAWAAAQPWCNGRVGMMGISWGGFNALQVAAMQPEALKAIVTLCSTDDRYADDIHYKGGLLLNENQGWGATMLAYSSRSPDPALVGDRWREMWLDRLEHEPFLPALWLTHQHRDAYWKRGSVCEDFSRIKAATLAVGGWGDAYKNAVSRLVTGITNAPARGIVGPWIHKYPHFAVPKPAIGFLQEALRWWDRWLKDVDTGVERDPAMRLYLMDSVPPRDWYEERPGRWIAERVWPSPAIGKQSLTLRPDGALAEGEAVPLDVVVATPQDCGMAGGEYCAIWLGPELPGDQRIDDDKSVCFDGAPLAADLDIVGGPVLRMKISADRPVAMVAVRLCDVQPDGASTRITYGVLNLCHRASREFPQPVVPGEVMDVSLRLDDVAYSVKPGHRLRVAISSTYWPLVWPSPEPVTLTLHEAAIDLPVRPRTGSEPEWRFEEPEGATPWAIETIRKASNRRVVTRDPATGLVTLSIEDDFGDARDLDHGLENGTVARETWTIDPADPLSAQGETHWTETLGRGDWRLRTETFTAMRSDAAFFHLEGRIEAFEDDRVVFTRKFSNKIKRDLI from the coding sequence ATGAAGATCGTCACCGAATTTCCCCGCAAGGTCGTCGAGTATCCCGATCTCGGCATCGTCATGCCCGACGGCTGCCGCCTGTCGGTCCGTGCCTGGATTCCCGAGGATGCCGAGGCCAATCCGGTGCCGGTCATCCTCGAGCACCTGCCCTACCGCAAACGCGACGGAACCACCGCACGCGACAACCTGACCCATCCGTATTTCGCCGGCCACGGCTACGCCTGCCTGCGTGTCGACATGCGCGGCAACGGCGATTCCGAAGGACTGATGGAGGACGAGTATTCCGAACAGGAGCTGCAGGACGCCTGCGACGTCATCGCCTGGGCGGCCGCGCAACCCTGGTGCAACGGTCGCGTCGGCATGATGGGCATCTCCTGGGGCGGCTTCAACGCGCTGCAGGTGGCCGCCATGCAGCCGGAAGCGCTGAAGGCGATCGTCACGCTCTGCTCGACCGACGACCGCTATGCCGACGACATCCACTACAAGGGCGGGCTGCTGCTCAACGAGAACCAGGGCTGGGGTGCCACGATGCTGGCTTACTCCTCGCGTTCGCCCGACCCGGCGCTCGTCGGCGACCGGTGGCGCGAGATGTGGCTCGACCGGCTGGAGCACGAGCCCTTCCTGCCCGCCCTCTGGCTCACCCACCAGCACCGCGACGCCTACTGGAAGCGCGGCTCCGTCTGCGAGGACTTTTCCCGGATCAAGGCGGCCACGCTTGCCGTCGGCGGCTGGGGCGACGCCTACAAGAACGCCGTCTCGCGCCTCGTCACCGGCATCACGAATGCGCCCGCCAGGGGCATCGTCGGGCCGTGGATCCACAAGTATCCGCATTTCGCCGTGCCGAAGCCGGCGATCGGGTTCCTGCAGGAGGCCCTGCGCTGGTGGGACCGCTGGCTGAAGGACGTCGACACCGGCGTCGAGCGCGATCCGGCGATGCGGCTCTACCTGATGGATTCCGTCCCGCCGCGCGACTGGTACGAGGAACGACCGGGCCGGTGGATCGCAGAGCGGGTTTGGCCGTCGCCGGCCATCGGTAAGCAGTCGCTGACACTCCGGCCGGACGGCGCGCTTGCCGAAGGCGAGGCGGTACCGCTGGATGTTGTCGTCGCGACGCCGCAGGATTGCGGCATGGCGGGCGGCGAGTATTGCGCCATCTGGCTGGGCCCCGAACTGCCCGGCGACCAGCGCATCGACGACGACAAATCCGTCTGCTTCGACGGTGCCCCCCTGGCGGCGGATCTCGACATCGTCGGCGGTCCGGTGCTGCGCATGAAGATCTCCGCAGATCGGCCGGTGGCCATGGTCGCGGTGCGCCTCTGCGACGTCCAGCCGGATGGCGCCTCGACCCGCATCACCTACGGCGTCCTGAACCTCTGCCACCGCGCCTCGCGCGAGTTCCCGCAGCCCGTCGTGCCGGGCGAGGTCATGGACGTTTCGCTCCGGCTCGACGACGTCGCCTATTCGGTCAAGCCGGGGCACCGGCTGCGCGTGGCGATCTCGTCGACCTACTGGCCGCTCGTCTGGCCCTCGCCAGAGCCCGTAACGCTCACCCTGCACGAGGCTGCGATCGATTTGCCGGTGCGGCCCCGCACGGGCTCGGAGCCCGAATGGCGTTTCGAGGAACCGGAGGGCGCGACGCCCTGGGCCATCGAGACCATCCGCAAGGCCTCGAACCGCCGCGTGGTCACCCGCGATCCCGCCACCGGCCTCGTGACCCTGTCCATCGAGGACGATTTCGGGGACGCCCGCGACCTCGACCACGGGCTGGAAAACGGAACCGTGGCGCGCGAGACCTGGACGATCGATCCGGCCGATCCCCTGTCCGCGCAGGGCGAGACGCACTGGACTGAAACGCTTGGCCGCGGCGACTGGCGTTTGCGCACCGAGACCTTCACAGCCATGCGATCCGACGCCGCGTTCTTCCACCTGGAAGGACGGATTGAGGCATTCGAGGACGACAGGGTTGTGTTCACGCGAAAATTCAGCAATAAAATCAAACGCGATCTGATCTGA
- a CDS encoding ABC transporter substrate-binding protein has translation MSNELEFLSRHVAMGRLSRRDFLGRAAALGVTAPFANMLLSSAALAQAPVRGGILKAGLQGGEATNSLDPATFLSQVPFNFAKCWGEYLVALKPGGLENRLAEEFGASDDAKVWTFKIRQDVEFHNGKTVTAEDVVATLERHSNEDSKSGALGIMRGIESMKADGRDVVITLKEPNADLPYLMADYHLIIQPNGGKDAPDAGISAGSYKVAVNEPGVRYVGERFANYWQPDKEGFADQVEIIVVNDPTARTSALQGGQVHMINRVEPKIVDLIKRVPGIEIQTVSGPGHYVFIMHCNTGPFDNADLRMALKLAMDREEMVDKILRGYGSVGNDFPINSSYPLFSDDIEQRTYDPDKAAFHYKKSGHDGPVLLRTSEVAFPGAVDAAQLYQQTCAKAGITIEVKREPGDGYWSEVWNKQPFSTSYWGGRPTQDQMYSTAYLSSADWNDTRFFNEKFDKLLLEARAELDQDKRKNLYREMAIIVRDEGGLILPMFNQYIDAINDKVGGYGGGVNHELMDGYALARCWVKA, from the coding sequence ATGTCGAACGAACTCGAATTCCTGAGCCGTCACGTGGCGATGGGGCGCCTGAGCCGCCGTGACTTCCTCGGTCGGGCCGCGGCGCTGGGTGTCACCGCGCCCTTCGCCAACATGCTCCTGTCGAGCGCCGCACTTGCCCAGGCGCCCGTCCGCGGCGGCATCCTGAAGGCCGGCCTGCAGGGCGGCGAAGCCACCAACAGCCTCGACCCGGCGACCTTCCTGAGCCAGGTTCCCTTCAACTTCGCCAAGTGCTGGGGCGAGTATCTCGTCGCTCTGAAGCCGGGCGGCCTCGAGAACCGCCTCGCCGAAGAGTTCGGCGCATCCGACGACGCCAAGGTCTGGACGTTCAAGATCCGCCAGGACGTCGAGTTCCACAACGGCAAGACGGTCACCGCCGAGGACGTGGTCGCCACGCTCGAGCGCCATTCCAACGAGGACTCCAAGTCCGGGGCGCTCGGCATCATGCGCGGGATCGAGTCCATGAAGGCGGACGGCCGAGACGTGGTCATCACGCTCAAGGAGCCGAACGCCGACCTGCCCTACCTGATGGCCGACTACCATCTGATCATCCAGCCGAACGGCGGCAAGGACGCGCCGGACGCGGGCATTTCGGCCGGTTCCTACAAGGTGGCCGTCAACGAGCCGGGCGTCCGCTACGTCGGCGAGCGTTTCGCCAATTACTGGCAGCCCGACAAGGAAGGCTTTGCCGATCAGGTCGAGATCATCGTGGTCAACGACCCGACGGCGCGCACCTCGGCGCTGCAGGGCGGGCAGGTGCACATGATCAACCGCGTCGAGCCCAAGATCGTCGATCTGATCAAGCGCGTGCCCGGCATCGAGATCCAGACGGTCTCGGGACCCGGCCACTACGTCTTCATCATGCACTGCAACACCGGTCCCTTCGACAACGCCGACCTGCGCATGGCCCTCAAGCTCGCGATGGACCGCGAGGAGATGGTCGACAAGATCCTGCGCGGCTACGGCTCGGTCGGCAACGACTTCCCGATCAACTCGTCCTACCCGCTGTTCTCGGACGACATCGAGCAGCGCACCTACGACCCCGACAAGGCGGCCTTCCACTACAAGAAGTCCGGCCATGACGGTCCGGTCCTGCTGCGTACCTCGGAGGTGGCCTTCCCGGGCGCCGTCGACGCGGCCCAGCTCTACCAGCAGACCTGCGCCAAGGCCGGCATCACCATCGAAGTGAAGCGCGAGCCCGGCGACGGCTACTGGTCGGAAGTCTGGAACAAGCAGCCCTTCTCCACCTCCTACTGGGGCGGCCGTCCGACGCAGGACCAGATGTACTCGACCGCCTATCTGTCCAGCGCCGACTGGAACGACACGCGCTTCTTCAACGAAAAGTTCGACAAGCTCCTCCTCGAGGCGCGTGCCGAGCTCGATCAGGACAAGCGCAAGAACCTCTACCGCGAGATGGCCATCATCGTCCGCGACGAGGGCGGCCTCATCCTGCCGATGTTCAACCAGTACATCGACGCCATCAACGACAAGGTCGGTGGCTATGGCGGCGGCGTGAACCACGAACTCATGGACGGCTACGCGCTCGCCCGCTGCTGGGTGAAGGCGTGA
- a CDS encoding ABC transporter permease, whose amino-acid sequence MSPILTLIAQRIALGVLLLFAVSVLIFAGTQILPGDVAQSILGQTATPEALANLRKELGLNDPAIVRYFSWLGGVLTGDLGTALTTRQPIVSTLMPRLWNTLFLAFWAAIVSVPLAVMLGLLAVRYRNGPIDKAISGFALASTSLPEFFIGYLLIFFVAVKMQWFPSISTVYGGMPLADKLNAIVLPATVLVLVVLAHMMRMTRAAILNVMQSAYIETAELKGLSSFDIIRKHAFPNAIAPIVNVIMLNLAFLIVGVVVVEVIFVYPGMGQYLVDHVSKRDVPVVQAVGLIFAAVYIGLNIIADIAAIIANPRLRHPK is encoded by the coding sequence GTGTCGCCCATCCTGACCCTGATCGCCCAGCGCATCGCGCTGGGCGTTCTCCTCCTCTTCGCCGTGTCGGTGCTGATCTTCGCGGGCACGCAGATCCTTCCGGGCGACGTCGCGCAGTCCATTCTCGGACAGACCGCCACGCCCGAAGCGCTCGCCAATCTGCGCAAGGAACTCGGCCTCAACGATCCCGCGATCGTTCGTTACTTCTCGTGGCTCGGCGGCGTTCTCACGGGCGACCTCGGCACTGCGCTGACGACGCGACAGCCGATCGTGTCCACCCTCATGCCGCGCCTGTGGAACACCCTGTTCCTCGCCTTCTGGGCCGCCATCGTCTCGGTCCCGCTCGCGGTCATGCTCGGACTTCTTGCGGTGCGCTATCGCAACGGTCCCATCGACAAGGCGATCTCGGGCTTCGCGCTCGCCTCGACGTCGCTGCCCGAATTCTTCATCGGCTACCTGCTGATCTTCTTCGTCGCCGTGAAGATGCAGTGGTTCCCGTCGATCTCGACCGTCTATGGCGGCATGCCGCTGGCCGACAAGCTCAACGCCATCGTTCTGCCGGCCACCGTGCTGGTCCTCGTCGTTCTCGCCCACATGATGCGCATGACGCGGGCGGCGATCCTCAACGTCATGCAGTCGGCCTATATCGAAACCGCCGAGCTGAAGGGCCTGTCGAGCTTCGACATCATCCGCAAGCACGCCTTCCCGAACGCCATCGCCCCCATCGTCAACGTCATCATGCTCAACCTCGCCTTCCTCATCGTCGGCGTCGTCGTGGTCGAGGTGATCTTCGTCTATCCGGGCATGGGCCAGTATCTCGTCGACCACGTGTCGAAGCGCGACGTGCCGGTCGTGCAGGCGGTCGGCCTCATCTTCGCGGCCGTCTACATCGGCCTCAACATCATCGCCGACATCGCCGCCATCATTGCCAATCCGCGCCTGAGGCATCCGAAGTGA
- a CDS encoding ABC transporter permease produces MPDFKTITPGAAVGLFLTAILVFSAVFAQAIAPYGLSEIVGDVWEPMSAEHWLGTDNLGRDLLSRMLFGAQTTMLIAGLATALSFSLGAILGFTAAVVGGWFDMILSRLVDLLMSIPTLIFGLVVLSVLPSTVLTLILVMGILDSTRVYRLSRAVAVDINVMDFVEAAKLRGEGRGWIIFREILPNALSPLVSELGLRFIFAVLFLSALSFLGLGVQPPEADWGGMVRENKEGIVFGIPAALIPAAAIAVLAISVNLVADWILNRTTSLKGGRGNG; encoded by the coding sequence ATGCCTGACTTCAAGACCATCACACCCGGAGCGGCCGTCGGCCTGTTCCTGACGGCCATTCTGGTCTTTTCCGCCGTCTTCGCCCAGGCCATCGCACCCTATGGGCTGAGCGAGATCGTGGGCGACGTCTGGGAGCCGATGAGTGCCGAACACTGGCTCGGAACCGACAATCTCGGCCGCGACCTGCTCTCCCGCATGCTGTTCGGGGCGCAGACGACGATGCTCATCGCCGGCCTCGCCACCGCCCTGTCCTTCTCGCTGGGCGCCATCCTCGGCTTCACGGCAGCGGTGGTCGGCGGCTGGTTCGACATGATCCTGTCGCGACTCGTCGATCTCCTGATGTCGATCCCCACGCTCATCTTCGGGCTCGTCGTCCTGTCGGTTCTGCCTTCGACGGTGCTGACACTGATCCTTGTGATGGGCATCCTCGATTCCACCCGCGTCTATCGCCTGTCGCGCGCCGTCGCGGTCGACATCAACGTCATGGACTTCGTCGAGGCGGCCAAGCTGCGCGGCGAGGGCCGGGGCTGGATCATCTTCCGGGAAATCCTGCCGAACGCGCTGTCGCCGCTCGTCTCCGAACTCGGCCTGCGATTCATCTTCGCCGTCCTGTTCCTGTCGGCGCTGTCATTCCTCGGCCTCGGCGTCCAGCCGCCGGAGGCCGACTGGGGCGGCATGGTGCGCGAGAACAAGGAAGGCATCGTCTTCGGCATCCCGGCGGCGCTCATTCCGGCCGCGGCGATCGCCGTGCTCGCCATCTCCGTCAACCTCGTCGCCGACTGGATCCTCAATCGCACCACCAGCCTGAAGGGGGGCCGCGGCAATGGCTAA
- a CDS encoding ABC transporter ATP-binding protein, giving the protein MAKASAPAKPAGKLLEIRDLRIEATVYPPGEAPRNIVIVDGVSLTLERGKVLGLIGESGAGKSTIGLSAMGYGRGGVRITGGEVLLNGRDILKGGIGGLRKLRGKEVCYVAQSAAAAFNPAHKLMDQVVEAAMLHGVANRAEAEKRAVALFRKLSLPNPETIGRRYPHQVSGGQLQRVMTAMALCSEPDLIVFDEPTTALDVTTQIDVLAAIKDAIRDTGVAALYITHDLAVVAQVSDEIMVLRHGKLVEWGGTQQIIREPRQEYTNQLVSVHRIEHQEKTPGEKPLLSVKTVTAAYGGGLVDVLKNVSVDIHPGQTLAVVGESGSGKSTLARAITGLLPPREGSITFAGRTLPAKLANRSKDDLRELQMIYQMADVAMNPRQTVGTIIGRPLEFYFGMRGAERDRRVAELLEEIEMGKGFLDRYPAELSGGQKQRVCIARALAAKPKLIICDEVTSALDPLVANGILKLLLNLQAVESVAYLFITHDIATVRAIADSIAVMYRGAVVRYGSKSQVLTPPFDDYTDLLLSSVPEMEVGWLEKAIKGRRMEAAGN; this is encoded by the coding sequence ATGGCTAAGGCGTCCGCACCGGCGAAGCCCGCAGGCAAGCTGCTCGAGATCCGCGACCTCAGGATCGAGGCGACGGTCTATCCACCCGGCGAGGCGCCGCGGAACATCGTCATCGTCGATGGCGTCTCGCTGACGCTCGAACGCGGCAAGGTGCTCGGCCTGATCGGGGAATCCGGCGCCGGCAAGTCCACCATCGGCCTCTCGGCGATGGGCTACGGCCGCGGCGGGGTGCGCATCACCGGCGGCGAGGTGCTCCTCAACGGCCGTGACATCCTGAAGGGCGGGATCGGCGGGCTCCGCAAGCTGCGCGGCAAGGAGGTCTGCTACGTCGCGCAGTCGGCGGCGGCGGCCTTCAATCCCGCGCACAAGCTGATGGACCAGGTGGTGGAAGCCGCCATGCTGCACGGCGTGGCAAACCGCGCCGAGGCCGAGAAGCGTGCCGTCGCGCTGTTCAGGAAGCTCTCGCTGCCCAATCCCGAGACGATCGGCCGCCGCTATCCGCACCAGGTTTCCGGCGGCCAGCTGCAGCGCGTCATGACCGCGATGGCCCTCTGCTCGGAGCCCGACCTGATCGTCTTCGACGAGCCCACCACGGCGCTCGACGTGACCACCCAGATCGACGTGCTCGCCGCCATCAAGGACGCCATCCGCGACACCGGCGTCGCCGCGCTCTACATCACCCACGATCTCGCGGTGGTCGCCCAGGTGTCCGACGAGATCATGGTCCTGCGCCACGGCAAGCTCGTCGAATGGGGCGGGACGCAGCAGATCATCCGGGAACCGAGGCAGGAATACACCAACCAGCTCGTCTCCGTGCACCGCATCGAGCACCAGGAGAAGACGCCGGGCGAAAAGCCGCTCCTGTCGGTGAAGACCGTCACCGCCGCCTATGGCGGCGGTCTCGTCGATGTCCTGAAGAACGTCTCGGTCGACATCCATCCCGGCCAGACGCTCGCCGTCGTCGGCGAGTCCGGCTCCGGCAAGTCGACCCTGGCACGCGCCATCACCGGCCTGCTGCCGCCGCGCGAAGGCTCCATCACCTTCGCCGGGCGCACCTTGCCGGCGAAGCTCGCCAACCGGTCGAAGGACGATCTGCGCGAACTGCAGATGATCTACCAGATGGCGGATGTCGCCATGAACCCGCGCCAGACGGTGGGCACCATCATCGGCCGGCCGCTCGAATTCTACTTCGGCATGCGCGGCGCCGAGCGCGACCGCCGCGTCGCCGAGCTTCTCGAAGAGATCGAGATGGGCAAGGGTTTCCTCGATCGCTATCCGGCCGAACTCTCCGGCGGCCAGAAGCAGCGCGTCTGCATCGCGCGTGCGCTCGCCGCCAAGCCGAAGCTGATCATCTGCGACGAGGTCACCTCCGCGCTCGATCCGCTGGTGGCGAACGGCATCCTGAAGCTGCTCCTCAACCTCCAGGCGGTCGAGAGCGTCGCCTATCTCTTCATCACCCACGACATCGCCACCGTCCGCGCCATCGCCGATTCCATCGCCGTCATGTATCGCGGCGCTGTGGTGCGTTACGGCTCGAAGAGCCAGGTGCTGACCCCGCCCTTCGACGACTATACCGACCTCCTGCTCTCCTCGGTTCCCGAAATGGAGGTCGGCTGGCTGGAGAAGGCGATCAAGGGCCGGCGGATGGAAGCGGCGGGGAACTGA
- a CDS encoding type II toxin-antitoxin system ParD family antitoxin — MNEHTTLSRDDHSAAFIEQQVDGGNFASASDVVAAGLRLLKAAQDYGAYVRAALIEGENSGRPEPFDFDEFIARKKAGRSARTGTL, encoded by the coding sequence ATGAACGAGCATACGACGCTGTCACGGGACGATCATTCCGCCGCGTTCATCGAACAGCAGGTCGATGGAGGAAACTTCGCGTCGGCCAGTGACGTCGTAGCGGCTGGATTGAGGCTGTTGAAGGCCGCGCAGGACTACGGCGCATACGTCCGTGCCGCCTTGATCGAAGGCGAGAACAGCGGACGTCCGGAGCCCTTCGACTTCGACGAGTTCATCGCCCGGAAGAAGGCCGGACGCTCGGCACGAACGGGTACGCTGTGA
- a CDS encoding type II toxin-antitoxin system RelE/ParE family toxin — protein sequence MSRAAQADLDGIWDYTEQIWSEEQAKRYTAMIRDTCLALAATGSGPAT from the coding sequence GTGAGCAGGGCGGCTCAGGCGGACCTCGACGGCATCTGGGACTACACGGAACAGATTTGGTCGGAAGAGCAAGCCAAGCGATACACCGCGATGATCCGCGACACCTGTCTGGCGCTCGCGGCGACCGGTTCAGGACCGGCTACTTGA
- a CDS encoding alkaline phosphatase family protein has product MPFSSKLLLIILDGVPWRNWRRLFGNLEGWVQSGEARVWKMRSVLPSTSACCYASIHTGVPPQVHGILSNEVRFRVSQPDIFSEVTKAGGKTGAVTHSYWSEFFRSHPFDLVEDMEYDEPAGPITHGRFHTMTGYGHDNQMTPSDVDLFATLTMLCRRHGIDYGILHTCTLDSMGHRFGHDNTPMDHACAVADGMLAAFLPKWRAAGYEVMVTADHGQTDRGHHGGREDLQQDFALYYFGEGQGPADDTLLDQLQLAPTILTRLGVPVPETMTARPFLT; this is encoded by the coding sequence ATGCCCTTCTCCTCCAAACTCCTCCTCATCATCCTCGACGGCGTTCCGTGGCGCAACTGGCGCCGGCTGTTCGGAAATCTCGAAGGCTGGGTGCAGTCGGGCGAGGCTCGGGTCTGGAAGATGCGTTCCGTGCTGCCGTCGACCTCGGCCTGCTGCTATGCCTCCATCCACACCGGCGTGCCGCCGCAGGTGCACGGTATCCTGTCGAACGAAGTGCGCTTCCGCGTCTCGCAGCCCGACATCTTTTCCGAAGTGACGAAGGCTGGGGGCAAGACGGGCGCGGTGACCCATTCCTACTGGTCCGAGTTCTTCCGCTCCCATCCCTTCGATCTCGTCGAGGACATGGAATACGACGAACCGGCCGGCCCGATCACCCACGGCCGCTTCCACACCATGACCGGCTACGGTCACGACAACCAGATGACGCCGTCGGACGTCGATCTCTTCGCCACCCTGACCATGCTGTGCAGGCGCCACGGCATCGACTACGGCATCCTGCACACCTGCACGCTGGACTCGATGGGCCACCGCTTCGGCCACGACAACACGCCGATGGACCACGCCTGCGCGGTGGCCGACGGCATGCTGGCCGCCTTCCTGCCGAAATGGCGCGCCGCCGGCTACGAAGTGATGGTGACCGCCGACCACGGCCAGACCGACCGCGGCCATCATGGCGGGCGGGAAGACCTGCAGCAGGATTTCGCGCTCTATTATTTCGGCGAAGGACAGGGTCCGGCCGACGATACCCTGCTCGACCAGCTCCAGCTCGCGCCCACTATCCTCACCCGCCTCGGCGTACCGGTGCCTGAGACGATGACGGCCAGGCCGTTCCTCACGTGA
- a CDS encoding CAP domain-containing protein, with the protein MSLAPSIDTSTVGASASAQEVYGYVRSSAGLAAARPDPALEKAAMQQARYMAEAGRMVHTTGRGRDFSTRMRQNGVEGPAAENIAHGRMEVAKVFQMWVDSPPHRRNMLDPRFSRYGLASAADAEGRRYWALVMGK; encoded by the coding sequence ATGTCGCTCGCCCCGTCCATCGACACGTCGACCGTCGGCGCGTCGGCAAGCGCGCAGGAGGTCTACGGCTACGTACGCAGCTCGGCCGGGCTCGCCGCGGCACGGCCCGATCCGGCGCTGGAAAAGGCGGCGATGCAGCAGGCCCGCTACATGGCCGAGGCGGGGCGGATGGTGCACACGACCGGCCGCGGCCGCGACTTCTCGACCCGCATGCGCCAGAACGGCGTCGAGGGACCGGCGGCGGAGAACATCGCGCACGGCCGCATGGAGGTCGCCAAGGTGTTCCAGATGTGGGTCGACAGCCCGCCGCACCGCCGCAACATGCTCGACCCGCGCTTTTCGCGCTACGGCCTCGCCTCGGCTGCCGACGCGGAAGGCCGGCGTTACTGGGCGCTGGTGATGGGCAAGTAG